In a single window of the Thermofilum uzonense genome:
- a CDS encoding mechanosensitive ion channel family protein, translating into MRLERRILSLIILILIVILSVRLFESLLGSLFKDIAPIYQAHRHLVYAAIATLVGAAIIQSVATATLGWFKEKHRPEAYYVRNVTILFGYIILGFVDAALLGVSGESLLASATFTGLIIGLALQPVLSNFFSGILILASGFLKPGQSVRITGPVTISVLAFPAYKFFSRDQLLPSLKGTIIEVGFMFTKMLDTDGQLVKIPNSILLNSSIVAEELEESKTIQVRYEFPIYCDPDTVLSELRSAISPFVKEFNLYIEEQSDKQYYIVLIVAHTPTSSKTREFRSRVLREVVKVHRKLGNCQSPDK; encoded by the coding sequence ATGAGACTTGAAAGAAGAATACTCTCCCTTATCATCCTCATCTTAATCGTCATACTCTCTGTGAGGCTCTTTGAGAGCCTACTAGGCTCTCTCTTTAAAGATATTGCTCCCATCTACCAGGCTCACCGCCACCTTGTATACGCGGCCATAGCCACCCTTGTGGGCGCAGCTATAATACAGTCAGTCGCTACGGCTACTCTAGGCTGGTTCAAGGAAAAGCATCGACCCGAAGCCTATTACGTCCGGAACGTTACAATCCTATTTGGATATATTATTCTAGGCTTCGTCGACGCCGCGCTTCTAGGCGTCAGTGGCGAGTCACTGCTTGCGAGCGCGACATTCACCGGCTTGATAATAGGTCTCGCATTGCAGCCGGTGCTCTCAAACTTTTTCTCAGGAATCCTGATACTAGCCTCTGGTTTTCTGAAGCCTGGTCAGAGCGTTAGGATTACGGGGCCAGTTACGATTTCGGTGCTTGCCTTTCCCGCGTATAAGTTTTTCAGCAGAGACCAGCTTCTTCCAAGCCTTAAGGGCACAATAATCGAGGTAGGGTTCATGTTCACAAAGATGCTCGATACTGACGGGCAACTCGTAAAGATACCTAACTCTATTCTACTAAACTCGAGCATCGTAGCGGAAGAGCTGGAGGAGAGTAAAACGATACAAGTAAGATACGAGTTTCCCATATATTGTGATCCGGATACTGTCTTATCAGAGCTCAGAAGCGCGATATCTCCGTTTGTAAAGGAGTTCAACCTGTACATTGAGGAGCAATCAGACAAGCAGTACTACATCGTCCTCATCGTGGCTCACACTCCAACCAGTTCCAAGACGAGAGAGTTCCGATCCAGGGTTTTGAGGGAGGTGGTGAAGGTCCACCGGAAACTTGGGAACTGTCAGAGCCCTGACAAATGA
- a CDS encoding winged helix-turn-helix domain-containing protein, with protein MVKIDDLEVKYKVWLAKDGKPVIGSGGASLLKAILETGSINAAANALGYSYSFAWTYLKKIEQRTGLKVVEKTRGGEEKGGATLTPEGKRLLELYLRAEEAVRKALENI; from the coding sequence ATGGTTAAGATCGACGACCTTGAGGTTAAATACAAGGTCTGGCTCGCAAAGGACGGTAAACCCGTAATTGGGAGCGGTGGGGCCAGCCTCCTCAAGGCTATTCTAGAGACAGGGTCAATAAACGCAGCGGCAAACGCCTTAGGATACTCATACAGCTTTGCATGGACCTATCTCAAGAAGATAGAGCAGAGGACAGGACTAAAAGTTGTCGAAAAGACAAGGGGTGGAGAAGAAAAAGGAGGAGCCACCCTGACCCCAGAGGGCAAACGCCTGCTAGAGCTCTATTTAAGGGCTGAAGAGGCTGTGAGAAAAGCCCTCGAGAACATTTAA
- a CDS encoding YbjQ family protein, with amino-acid sequence MSSDRQVIIVTTPGIPGYRVLRVLGLVTGISVRTRGALGRFAAELEAVVGGRGESYIGELRRAREEAVQDLVREALKLGANAVIGVDFETSEILEGFIVVTATGTAVLVEPEDKA; translated from the coding sequence GTGTCATCGGATAGGCAAGTTATAATTGTAACGACTCCGGGCATCCCGGGTTACAGGGTTTTGCGTGTCTTGGGGCTTGTTACAGGGATTAGTGTCAGGACAAGGGGGGCTCTGGGGCGTTTTGCTGCTGAGCTTGAGGCGGTGGTAGGGGGTCGTGGAGAGTCATATATAGGTGAGCTCAGGAGGGCTAGAGAGGAGGCTGTCCAGGACCTTGTTAGAGAGGCTTTGAAGCTAGGAGCTAACGCTGTCATCGGGGTTGATTTCGAGACTAGTGAGATTTTGGAGGGCTTCATCGTTGTTACTGCTACAGGCACTGCGGTTCTGGTTGAGCCTGAGGACAAAGCGTAA
- a CDS encoding NAD-dependent epimerase/dehydratase family protein: MSVVVTGGAGFIGSHLVEKLLSLGYQVTVVDNFSSGHIENLSGISSEIRLIRGDLRLPEVSEEAIRDEVDTVFHFAANPEVRVGDPKEHYENNILATYNLLEAMRRRDVKRIVFASTSTVYGDAARLPTPEDYSPMKPISLYGASKLACESMISAYTYTYGFTAVALRYANVVGPRAKRGVVKDFVAKLKANPHELEILGDGTQRKSYIWIDDAVEGTITAWQKTLRGFEAYNVGSEDSITVLDVAAIVVKEMGLTNVKYKITGGVDGGRGWVGDVKYMHLDIRKLKALGWAPKFNSSEAVRKAAKAAIVELTR; the protein is encoded by the coding sequence ATGAGCGTTGTGGTGACCGGTGGGGCCGGCTTTATAGGTAGCCACCTCGTAGAGAAGCTGCTGAGCCTAGGTTACCAAGTGACAGTTGTAGACAACTTCTCCTCGGGCCATATCGAAAACCTCTCAGGCATTTCTTCAGAGATCAGATTAATCAGGGGTGATCTCCGCCTACCAGAGGTCTCTGAGGAGGCAATAAGAGACGAAGTGGACACCGTCTTCCACTTTGCGGCGAATCCGGAGGTTAGGGTTGGAGACCCAAAGGAACACTACGAGAACAACATTCTTGCAACATACAATCTCCTGGAGGCGATGAGGAGGAGAGACGTCAAGCGCATAGTGTTTGCTTCCACAAGCACAGTCTACGGTGACGCAGCTAGGCTTCCAACGCCCGAGGACTACTCCCCCATGAAGCCTATCTCGCTCTACGGGGCGTCCAAGCTTGCCTGCGAGTCAATGATCTCGGCCTATACTTACACTTATGGCTTTACAGCCGTCGCTCTGAGATATGCTAACGTAGTAGGCCCAAGGGCAAAGAGGGGAGTCGTAAAGGACTTTGTGGCGAAGCTCAAAGCGAATCCCCATGAACTTGAGATCCTTGGGGATGGGACCCAGCGTAAAAGCTACATCTGGATCGACGACGCGGTAGAAGGAACAATTACCGCTTGGCAGAAGACCCTTAGGGGGTTTGAGGCGTACAATGTTGGGAGCGAGGACTCAATAACCGTTCTCGACGTGGCAGCTATTGTAGTGAAGGAAATGGGTCTGACGAATGTCAAATACAAGATCACGGGGGGTGTAGATGGTGGCAGAGGATGGGTGGGGGATGTGAAATACATGCACCTCGATATTAGAAAGCTCAAGGCCCTGGGCTGGGCTCCAAAATTCAATAGCAGTGAGGCGGTCAGAAAAGCCGCCAAGGCGGCAATAGTGGAGCTTACACGTTAA
- a CDS encoding ABC transporter permease gives MIRPLLIKEVKDTLRDPRILVPFILSALIMPVVGLVIMVPMRTAVQEAVQMTQNIGVLNLDNGYYSRLLLEWLSRKGYTITYLEKGGNNIYSEASAKGLKLILVIPNSFSSSIENEKPLNVTLIAIVDEISFTSGIQTGRLLESLKSFYLELLANNSGINPQLLQNPVESVPQTYISSKKLFLPADPGSLFGLVMAALFIPIIVMSIAMVVMQMSATSMAVENEEKTLETLLTMPVPARDILTAKLLGMFVVSLLGSLFEMIGIGLYFLIVLTSFPTEPQITAQQAAPPYSPAAIDLLPSGSLVLLVPSLLISLFFAAALGVVIGALSKDVRIANTILGPLSMLIFLPGYFVIFAPSQMLGPVVKAILYIFPLTQPTILAKDIVASVPPAQTPLYLVLSIILTILLVYLTSHILSLETLSRIQSAVEQVTAKLRKKRTSI, from the coding sequence GTGATCAGGCCCCTTCTTATCAAAGAGGTAAAGGACACGCTTCGCGACCCTAGAATCTTAGTACCTTTCATCCTAAGCGCCCTAATAATGCCAGTGGTGGGCCTTGTGATCATGGTTCCAATGCGTACGGCAGTGCAGGAAGCAGTACAGATGACTCAGAACATAGGTGTCTTAAACCTTGACAACGGGTACTACTCGAGACTGCTCCTCGAGTGGTTATCACGCAAGGGCTACACTATAACCTACCTTGAAAAAGGGGGTAACAACATATATTCGGAGGCGTCAGCCAAAGGACTAAAGCTTATACTAGTAATCCCTAACTCGTTTTCATCGTCAATTGAGAACGAAAAGCCTCTAAACGTCACGCTTATCGCGATAGTAGACGAGATCTCCTTTACCTCGGGTATCCAAACCGGGCGTCTACTCGAATCTTTGAAATCCTTCTACCTCGAACTACTGGCGAACAACTCAGGGATCAATCCTCAGCTTCTCCAGAATCCCGTCGAGTCGGTACCCCAGACCTACATCTCAAGCAAGAAATTATTCCTACCAGCCGATCCTGGATCTCTCTTTGGGCTAGTAATGGCAGCCCTCTTCATTCCTATAATAGTTATGTCCATAGCCATGGTGGTCATGCAGATGTCAGCGACCTCCATGGCCGTAGAAAACGAGGAAAAGACTCTAGAAACCCTTCTTACGATGCCCGTACCTGCGCGGGACATACTAACGGCGAAACTGCTCGGAATGTTCGTAGTCTCTCTCTTAGGCTCACTCTTTGAGATGATAGGGATAGGCCTTTACTTTTTAATAGTGCTTACAAGCTTTCCTACGGAACCACAAATCACGGCTCAGCAAGCTGCTCCTCCATATTCCCCAGCTGCCATTGATTTACTACCCTCAGGGAGCCTAGTCCTCCTGGTACCCAGCTTACTTATTTCACTATTCTTTGCAGCAGCCCTAGGAGTAGTAATAGGCGCCCTAAGCAAAGACGTTAGAATAGCCAACACAATCCTAGGGCCTCTCTCCATGCTAATCTTCCTCCCAGGATACTTTGTTATATTCGCTCCATCCCAAATGCTAGGCCCCGTTGTTAAGGCAATACTCTATATCTTCCCACTAACCCAGCCAACAATACTAGCCAAGGATATCGTGGCCTCAGTTCCACCCGCACAGACTCCTCTCTACCTAGTCCTCTCCATAATCCTCACCATACTTCTCGTCTACCTAACTTCACACATCCTCTCCCTAGAGACTCTCTCGAGAATACAGTCTGCCGTTGAGCAAGTCACAGCTAAGCTCAGAAAGAAACGTACTAGCATATAA
- a CDS encoding carbohydrate ABC transporter permease: MAFGRRWVRIAVLALMLVPATIVIVLFMLIPAVLTVLISLTNLDYRFIWEWIGLANYQKFITDINTPIFVKNTIIFVTGTLTFNVLVGLFLALVSTHVHDTLGTLMRALWYLPRVMPSVIYAFIMMWIFSPMDTGFLNTILRGLGERPVAWTFHYYWPFLIIVNGFIGCSFGMVIFSSAIKSIPQDYIIAAKVDGASQLTIVRRIILPLIKWQIAFVVAYQTLSLLASFEYILLTLDGGPGYYSTEVMILQAYHLAFGQYLASMRYGYATVFVTILLVIGLILSVVYWKVFRLRELMAEPKME, translated from the coding sequence ATGGCTTTTGGTAGACGCTGGGTTCGAATCGCGGTTCTAGCATTAATGCTGGTGCCGGCTACAATCGTCATCGTGCTTTTCATGCTTATCCCGGCCGTTCTCACAGTGCTTATATCTCTAACAAACCTTGACTACCGCTTTATATGGGAGTGGATCGGCCTCGCAAACTACCAGAAGTTTATAACTGACATCAACACTCCAATATTTGTAAAGAACACTATAATATTCGTGACAGGGACCTTGACTTTTAACGTTCTAGTTGGACTATTCCTCGCCCTAGTATCCACACACGTCCACGACACCCTGGGAACCCTCATGAGAGCATTATGGTACCTTCCCAGGGTTATGCCCTCCGTCATCTACGCGTTTATAATGATGTGGATCTTCTCTCCCATGGATACCGGCTTCCTAAACACAATACTGAGGGGTTTGGGAGAGCGTCCAGTGGCGTGGACCTTCCACTACTACTGGCCCTTCCTTATAATAGTTAACGGCTTCATAGGCTGTAGCTTCGGAATGGTTATATTCAGCTCCGCTATAAAATCCATACCTCAAGACTACATCATCGCGGCCAAGGTTGACGGGGCCTCACAGCTCACAATTGTTAGGAGGATAATACTCCCCCTTATCAAGTGGCAGATAGCATTCGTAGTAGCCTACCAGACTCTCTCGCTACTCGCGTCCTTCGAATACATACTGCTCACCCTTGACGGCGGCCCTGGATACTACTCCACAGAGGTGATGATACTTCAAGCGTATCATCTCGCCTTTGGTCAATACCTTGCGAGTATGAGGTACGGCTATGCGACGGTCTTTGTCACCATACTGCTTGTCATCGGCCTAATACTTTCGGTGGTTTACTGGAAGGTTTTCAGGCTAAGGGAGTTGATGGCGGAGCCTAAGATGGAGTAG
- a CDS encoding ABC transporter substrate-binding protein codes for MQAKTQKSIALLLIVVLVLGFAVGYLVHWATAPQPSAPAGEVVPKSEYDKLNQELQTLKNQLQQLQQQQGGKPVEIVITAWTQGPERESIYRQLNLVEAANRLNTIFKVVGVPATVKVEGDFSTASWTDYRNKVFLALQGGTGPCIFQMEHHYSALLSENGWIIPLDDYVKKYWNWTYYDIISGLWDAVTYKGHIWGIPQDTEARPIFYNKLLLKQLGWTDDQINSLPDKIKSGQFTLQDLLRVAEEAVQKGVVQPGYAIWHRPSAGPDWPIVYLAFGGTLQDPTTGKLVADMKAWKKTFDWFYEASMQKGKAISDKITSLDFNRDIHPTIVSGKVLFWMGGIWNKAQWVGSFNLSEDRFWQMFGFALYPAGEPGLKPVTLSQPQAYFVSKSCKYPEIAFLIITLATDPYLNSLHAVKSAHLAILYDQLSDPVYTKDKFLAATGYMVQYAKYQPLHPKWSDYNTIIFNVIKGIETGQFNSDQALQVFRQNLQNTLGDSVIIRD; via the coding sequence ATGCAAGCAAAAACTCAGAAATCAATTGCACTGCTTCTCATAGTAGTTCTCGTCCTTGGTTTCGCTGTCGGCTATCTTGTCCACTGGGCTACAGCTCCACAGCCATCCGCTCCGGCAGGAGAGGTAGTCCCTAAAAGTGAGTATGACAAGCTAAACCAAGAGCTACAGACTCTGAAAAACCAGCTGCAACAACTACAGCAGCAACAAGGCGGCAAACCCGTAGAGATAGTGATAACAGCATGGACGCAGGGACCTGAGCGAGAATCAATATATCGTCAGCTGAACCTGGTAGAGGCAGCAAACAGGCTTAACACTATATTCAAGGTCGTCGGCGTCCCAGCCACTGTAAAGGTGGAGGGCGACTTCTCTACAGCGAGCTGGACGGACTACAGGAACAAGGTTTTCCTCGCGTTGCAAGGTGGCACTGGTCCCTGTATCTTCCAGATGGAGCATCACTACTCAGCCTTGCTTAGCGAAAATGGCTGGATTATTCCTTTAGACGACTATGTCAAGAAGTACTGGAACTGGACATACTATGACATAATAAGCGGTCTATGGGACGCCGTTACATACAAAGGGCACATATGGGGTATACCTCAGGACACCGAAGCCCGACCAATCTTCTACAACAAGCTACTACTAAAACAGCTCGGCTGGACCGATGACCAGATAAACTCACTCCCCGACAAGATCAAGAGCGGACAGTTTACTCTACAAGACCTACTGCGCGTAGCTGAGGAGGCTGTCCAGAAGGGCGTGGTACAGCCAGGCTACGCCATATGGCATAGGCCCAGCGCTGGACCCGACTGGCCTATAGTATACTTGGCATTCGGAGGCACGCTCCAAGACCCCACCACGGGCAAGCTTGTCGCTGACATGAAGGCTTGGAAGAAGACCTTCGACTGGTTCTACGAGGCCTCCATGCAGAAGGGCAAGGCTATTTCAGACAAGATAACTTCCCTAGACTTCAACAGGGACATTCACCCCACAATAGTCTCTGGGAAGGTCCTCTTCTGGATGGGAGGCATATGGAACAAGGCACAGTGGGTAGGCTCCTTCAACTTATCAGAGGATAGATTCTGGCAAATGTTCGGCTTTGCCTTGTACCCCGCCGGTGAGCCAGGCTTAAAGCCGGTAACACTCTCACAGCCTCAAGCCTACTTCGTATCAAAGTCCTGCAAATACCCCGAGATAGCCTTCCTTATAATCACCCTCGCCACCGATCCATACCTGAACTCGCTGCATGCGGTTAAAAGTGCACACCTAGCGATACTATACGACCAGCTCTCAGATCCCGTATACACTAAGGACAAGTTCCTAGCCGCAACGGGTTACATGGTACAATACGCCAAATACCAGCCTTTACACCCGAAGTGGAGCGACTACAACACCATAATCTTTAACGTCATAAAGGGAATAGAGACAGGGCAGTTCAACTCTGATCAGGCTCTCCAGGTCTTCAGACAGAACCTACAGAATACTCTAGGTGACAGTGTAATCATTAGGGATTAA
- the nrfD gene encoding NrfD/PsrC family molybdoenzyme membrane anchor subunit, with product MIEVQHAWDIRIVLDLTLGGMGVATFIYAFLSYLKGEKEFSLKAAFAGMASLVLGLLILVTHLGKPEAAIYTMISPNLYSVMTWGVFFNILALVFGGLFALPAVVKLPYSSNEKIMTTLGAIGSIFSFLVMSYTGTLLARSSIHLWRSPATPLLFILLSLSSGAGLYFLVSHTLKKEAPPILLDFSALTTLLALVTTTLYILLADISSEAYKFSVHLMLTEFLPVTLLLYLVGYAAPLVLYLLYKGKPSKTLLISIALLLILQSLLARLLLVYTGAMELPW from the coding sequence GTGATAGAGGTACAACACGCGTGGGATATAAGGATCGTCCTTGACCTAACGCTTGGAGGCATGGGAGTAGCCACGTTCATCTACGCCTTCCTATCATACCTCAAGGGCGAGAAAGAGTTCAGCCTCAAAGCAGCATTCGCTGGGATGGCATCACTCGTTCTGGGTCTCCTCATACTCGTAACCCACCTTGGAAAACCGGAGGCAGCCATATACACGATGATCTCACCAAACCTCTACTCAGTAATGACCTGGGGAGTATTCTTTAACATTTTAGCACTAGTCTTCGGCGGTTTATTCGCACTACCCGCAGTAGTCAAGCTCCCATACTCCTCAAACGAGAAAATAATGACTACGCTAGGAGCGATAGGGTCAATATTCTCGTTCCTAGTGATGTCTTACACAGGAACTCTACTCGCGAGGTCCTCGATCCACCTGTGGAGAAGCCCAGCCACACCCCTCTTATTCATACTTCTCTCTCTTTCCAGCGGAGCCGGTCTATACTTCCTGGTATCACATACTTTGAAGAAAGAAGCACCCCCAATACTGTTGGACTTCTCAGCCCTCACCACCCTCCTAGCACTAGTGACCACGACACTATACATCCTTCTCGCAGACATATCAAGCGAGGCCTACAAGTTCTCCGTGCATCTAATGCTCACCGAGTTCCTCCCAGTAACACTGCTTCTCTACCTTGTGGGCTACGCAGCACCCCTTGTCCTCTACCTGCTTTACAAAGGCAAACCCTCCAAGACACTCCTTATATCTATCGCTCTACTCCTAATCCTACAAAGCTTGCTAGCCAGGCTACTACTCGTATACACGGGCGCTATGGAGCTACCCTGGTGA
- a CDS encoding peroxiredoxin translates to MPLNVGDYVPDFTAQSTRGEIRFSNLKGRKVVIFFFPKAFTPGCTREVEAFNKALNEFTSRGVEVIGVSADKLSTLQRFAEKYSLQYPLISDSSLEIIKLFGVLGKSGKTAQRVTFVIDHDGKIKAIVKGLKRAEDHPTEALKYL, encoded by the coding sequence ATGCCTTTAAATGTAGGTGATTATGTTCCGGACTTCACTGCCCAGTCGACCAGGGGAGAGATTAGATTCTCAAACCTCAAAGGACGAAAAGTAGTAATATTCTTCTTTCCAAAGGCGTTTACCCCTGGATGTACACGCGAGGTTGAAGCCTTTAACAAAGCTCTTAATGAGTTTACCAGTAGAGGCGTTGAAGTGATAGGCGTTAGCGCCGACAAGCTGTCCACTCTGCAGCGGTTCGCCGAGAAATACTCCCTGCAATACCCGCTTATCTCCGACTCGAGTCTAGAAATCATAAAGCTATTTGGAGTCCTCGGCAAGTCTGGGAAGACCGCGCAACGAGTTACCTTCGTCATAGACCACGATGGGAAGATAAAGGCGATCGTAAAAGGCCTGAAGAGGGCTGAGGATCACCCCACCGAGGCACTAAAATACCTGTAG
- a CDS encoding ABC transporter ATP-binding protein, whose amino-acid sequence MHAVLVKGLVKDYGSFRALNGISFEVQEGEVFGLIGPNGAGKTTTFRILAGLLQPTSGEVLVLGEKPGTLKVKRQIAYLPEDAGSYRNLTGYEFLRLVAELYYGRTREAEEAVELGIKISGLGEKIHEKMKTYSKGMKRRVQVARVLMLRPKLAIMDEPTAGLDVIQAKEIRDLIKENAKSFGVTILLSSHNMLEVEDVCSRVAMLNKGLIIEEGPVKELISKHGVRNLEEVFFKLAGGVT is encoded by the coding sequence ATGCATGCCGTCCTGGTCAAAGGACTCGTGAAGGATTATGGCTCCTTCAGGGCTCTCAATGGTATAAGCTTTGAAGTCCAAGAAGGCGAAGTCTTCGGCCTCATAGGTCCCAATGGCGCCGGCAAGACAACCACGTTCAGGATACTTGCAGGCCTGCTCCAACCCACCTCCGGTGAGGTTCTAGTCCTCGGCGAGAAGCCCGGGACATTGAAGGTTAAGAGGCAAATAGCATACCTCCCCGAGGACGCAGGCTCATACAGGAATCTCACAGGCTACGAGTTCCTAAGGCTCGTCGCAGAGCTCTATTATGGGAGAACAAGGGAAGCGGAGGAGGCTGTTGAACTCGGGATTAAGATCTCGGGTCTAGGTGAGAAAATACACGAGAAAATGAAGACCTACAGCAAGGGTATGAAGAGGCGTGTACAAGTTGCACGGGTATTGATGCTGAGGCCTAAACTAGCCATAATGGATGAGCCTACCGCGGGCCTAGACGTGATTCAGGCAAAAGAGATACGCGACCTCATCAAGGAGAACGCTAAGAGCTTCGGCGTCACTATACTTCTCTCAAGCCACAACATGCTTGAAGTAGAGGACGTCTGCTCACGCGTGGCAATGCTTAACAAGGGCCTCATAATAGAGGAGGGTCCCGTTAAGGAGCTCATCTCCAAGCACGGGGTCAGGAATCTAGAAGAAGTGTTCTTCAAGCTAGCAGGTGGTGTCACGTGA
- a CDS encoding TorD/DmsD family molecular chaperone yields the protein MIHDILFKERGLIYRVLSLALYTPLDQEAQEELRLAVGQLSSITSLQNLKDAVNGFRNSWLEAWNMPREKLLEEYTRLFTNDYPELKCPPYETFWVTGERVIYGPTIKDLEEIYKTAGLEPQPGVKLPIEHVALQLELMHYLVSSSLTQEQFLCLQEKMFQNHIQLWGKPYAECLERTARLNCYKATALLLRDFINLEETLFKNHSFCEEA from the coding sequence TTGATACATGACATTCTCTTTAAAGAAAGAGGGCTAATCTACCGTGTTTTAAGCCTGGCGCTCTACACCCCTCTAGACCAGGAAGCACAGGAAGAGTTACGGCTCGCAGTAGGCCAGCTTAGCAGCATCACGAGCCTTCAGAACCTCAAGGATGCCGTAAACGGCTTTAGGAACTCCTGGCTAGAAGCCTGGAACATGCCTCGCGAGAAGCTCCTAGAAGAGTATACAAGGCTCTTCACAAACGACTACCCCGAGCTCAAGTGTCCCCCATACGAGACCTTCTGGGTCACAGGCGAGCGCGTAATATACGGCCCCACGATAAAGGACCTAGAGGAGATCTATAAAACTGCAGGACTCGAGCCACAGCCTGGAGTAAAGCTGCCCATCGAGCACGTGGCACTCCAACTTGAGCTAATGCACTACCTTGTATCCTCAAGCCTAACCCAGGAGCAATTCCTCTGCTTACAGGAAAAAATGTTCCAAAACCATATACAGCTGTGGGGCAAGCCCTACGCGGAATGCCTAGAAAGAACGGCACGTCTTAACTGCTATAAGGCCACTGCACTCCTCCTTAGAGACTTCATAAACCTCGAAGAGACTCTCTTTAAAAACCACTCGTTCTGCGAGGAGGCCTGA
- a CDS encoding 4Fe-4S dicluster domain-containing protein — translation MVRYSMVIDLNRCIGCGACVAACIAENRREQAMRAISEGLTALENFKKRTYVNTYIQGTFPNVSVYYTHMICQHCENPPCVSVCPTGASYKTPDGVVLVDSQKCIGCEYCVQACPYGARFWDEYKRSIDKCTFCIHRVSAGQEPACVSTCPTNARVFGDLDDPASEVSKLVSSGAAVPLKSEEGTKPKVFYIFPIRKR, via the coding sequence ATGGTAAGGTATAGTATGGTTATAGATCTGAACCGATGCATCGGTTGCGGTGCTTGTGTTGCTGCATGCATAGCTGAGAACAGGCGTGAGCAGGCGATGAGGGCTATAAGCGAGGGACTCACAGCTCTCGAAAACTTCAAGAAGAGGACATACGTCAACACCTACATACAAGGGACATTTCCCAACGTCAGCGTGTACTACACCCACATGATTTGCCAGCACTGCGAGAACCCGCCATGTGTCTCCGTATGCCCTACAGGAGCAAGCTACAAGACCCCAGATGGCGTTGTGCTGGTTGACAGCCAAAAGTGTATAGGCTGCGAGTACTGCGTTCAGGCCTGCCCTTACGGGGCCAGGTTCTGGGACGAGTACAAGCGCTCGATAGACAAGTGCACCTTCTGCATTCACAGGGTATCCGCTGGTCAAGAACCAGCATGTGTTTCAACATGTCCAACCAACGCAAGGGTGTTCGGAGACCTAGACGACCCTGCAAGCGAGGTCTCCAAGCTTGTAAGCTCGGGGGCCGCGGTTCCACTCAAGAGCGAAGAAGGAACGAAGCCCAAAGTCTTCTACATATTCCCTATTAGGAAGAGGTGA